A region from the Enterobacter roggenkampii genome encodes:
- the yldA gene encoding small membrane protein YldA — MSEIGVITLIFLIFVAIIVTAVLYLERHW; from the coding sequence ATGAGTGAGATAGGCGTTATCACACTTATCTTTCTGATTTTTGTGGCGATTATCGTCACGGCCGTGCTCTATCTTGAACGCCACTGGTAA
- the rnk gene encoding nucleoside diphosphate kinase regulator, translating into MSRPTIIINELDAERIDRLLEKAEFASLPVADALNEELDRAQMCTPETMPHDVVTMNSQVKFRNLTTGEELTRTLVYPAQMTDSSTQLSVLAPVGAALLGLRTGDTIHWELPGGASTHLEVLELLYQPEAAGDYLR; encoded by the coding sequence ATGTCCAGACCTACCATTATCATCAATGAGCTCGACGCAGAACGTATCGACAGGCTGCTGGAAAAAGCGGAATTTGCCTCGCTCCCCGTGGCCGACGCCCTGAATGAGGAGCTCGACCGGGCACAGATGTGCACGCCTGAGACAATGCCACATGACGTGGTCACCATGAACAGCCAGGTGAAATTCCGCAACCTGACCACCGGTGAAGAGTTGACCCGTACGCTGGTTTACCCCGCTCAGATGACCGACAGCAGCACACAGCTTTCTGTTCTGGCCCCTGTGGGTGCCGCACTGCTGGGGCTGCGTACGGGGGATACGATCCACTGGGAATTACCGGGTGGCGCGTCAACCCATCTGGAAGTGCTGGAGCTGCTCTACCAGCCAGAAGCCGCGGGCGATTACCTGCGTTAA
- a CDS encoding flavin reductase family protein translates to MYFYQPSQGHGLPHDPLNAIIGPRPIGWISSCDKAGQLNLAPYSFFNCFNYRPPIIGFSSNGWKDSVRNITETGEFVWNLATRDLAQAMNQTSAMLPHDRDEFSFAGLTPAASQLVNAPRVAESPVNFECRLSQCIQLTGADGTPVDTWLVLGEVVGIHIAETLLEEGIYQTAKAQPILRAGGPTAYYGISDENRFDMVRPGADCMTGYIGDRSDREHR, encoded by the coding sequence ATGTACTTCTATCAACCGTCTCAGGGGCACGGCCTGCCGCATGACCCGCTGAACGCCATTATTGGTCCACGTCCGATAGGCTGGATCTCCTCTTGCGACAAGGCCGGTCAGCTGAACCTTGCACCGTACAGTTTCTTCAACTGCTTTAACTACCGCCCGCCGATCATCGGCTTTTCCAGCAACGGCTGGAAGGACAGCGTGCGTAATATTACGGAAACCGGGGAGTTTGTCTGGAACCTGGCAACGCGCGATCTCGCGCAGGCGATGAATCAAACCTCCGCGATGCTTCCCCACGATCGGGATGAATTTAGCTTTGCCGGGCTCACGCCAGCGGCCAGCCAGCTGGTTAACGCCCCCCGCGTTGCAGAAAGCCCGGTGAATTTTGAATGTCGACTGTCCCAGTGCATTCAGCTTACCGGAGCCGACGGTACGCCGGTGGACACGTGGCTGGTGCTGGGGGAAGTGGTCGGTATCCATATTGCCGAAACGCTGCTGGAAGAGGGGATATACCAGACGGCGAAAGCGCAGCCCATCCTGCGTGCGGGTGGGCCGACAGCGTACTATGGCATCAGCGATGAAAACCGGTTTGATATGGTGCGCCCGGGCGCGGATTGTATGACCGGATACATAGGTGACAGATCAGACCGGGAACATAGGTAA
- a CDS encoding DDE-type integrase/transposase/recombinase: MQRLDFIRACHEGTDSFSALCRLFGISRKTGYKWLQRFDPSDLSSLSDRSRAPCSHSRTVPDEVVGHLTALRQKHPDWGPKKLRMWLLNHHVDFTVPAASTVGDILKREGLVPDRKRKRRTPGNRRPLTSISENNQVWSADFKGKFRLLSREYCHPFTLTDNHSRYLLSCRGTDRESEPFVRHCLTEAFLEYGLPDVLRTDNGQPFAGTGIAGLSRLAVWLIKLGVRPERIRRGHPEENGRHERMHRSLKSALAQGNTFMTMEEQQRWFSDYREEFNYERPHEALAGATPGTVWHPSKRQWDGRVPDYAYPSGGTVYRVKSRGTLYMGKKGTVFLSEALTDEYIMLEEQDDGLEAIIFNGITLAYYDRKTQSVVRID; encoded by the coding sequence ATGCAACGCCTTGATTTTATCCGTGCCTGCCATGAAGGTACGGACTCCTTCTCCGCTCTTTGCCGTCTTTTTGGTATCAGCCGCAAAACCGGCTACAAATGGCTTCAGCGTTTTGACCCTTCTGACCTGTCCTCTCTCTCTGACCGGTCGCGCGCACCATGCTCTCACTCCCGGACGGTTCCTGATGAGGTCGTCGGACACCTGACTGCCCTGCGTCAGAAACACCCTGACTGGGGCCCGAAAAAACTGCGGATGTGGCTCCTCAATCATCACGTCGATTTTACCGTTCCTGCTGCCAGCACTGTCGGCGATATCCTCAAGCGTGAAGGCCTGGTACCTGACAGAAAGAGAAAGCGCAGAACGCCGGGGAATCGCCGGCCCCTGACCAGCATCAGTGAAAACAATCAGGTCTGGAGCGCTGATTTTAAAGGCAAGTTCAGGCTGCTGAGCAGAGAGTACTGTCATCCCTTTACCCTGACCGACAACCACAGCCGGTATCTGCTGAGCTGCCGTGGAACAGACCGTGAGAGCGAGCCCTTCGTCAGGCACTGTCTGACGGAGGCGTTCCTGGAGTACGGTCTGCCGGACGTTCTGAGAACCGATAATGGTCAGCCCTTCGCAGGGACGGGTATCGCCGGGTTAAGTCGCCTTGCCGTCTGGCTGATAAAGCTGGGCGTCAGACCGGAGCGTATCCGGCGGGGCCATCCCGAAGAGAACGGGCGGCACGAACGCATGCACCGTTCCCTGAAAAGTGCGCTGGCGCAGGGGAACACCTTCATGACGATGGAAGAACAACAGCGGTGGTTCAGTGACTACCGGGAAGAATTTAACTACGAAAGACCGCATGAAGCCCTGGCGGGTGCAACGCCCGGAACGGTGTGGCACCCCTCGAAGCGACAGTGGGATGGCCGTGTTCCTGACTATGCCTATCCGTCAGGAGGAACGGTCTACAGGGTGAAATCGAGGGGGACACTCTATATGGGGAAAAAGGGGACGGTGTTCCTGAGTGAAGCGCTGACTGATGAGTACATCATGCTGGAAGAACAGGATGATGGCCTGGAGGCCATCATCTTCAACGGAATAACGCTTGCGTACTACGACCGAAAAACCCAGAGTGTGGTGCGGATAGACTAA